A single Chryseobacterium sp. DNA region contains:
- a CDS encoding helix-turn-helix domain-containing protein: MTKDKLNQNEHFLSKQAFNEKEIISFKEALAYLDVSPSLLYKLTSQRAIRYFKPNGGKIYFKKTDLDSWMLQNGNKSVASLEEELLTKISGHEK; the protein is encoded by the coding sequence ATGACAAAAGATAAGTTGAATCAAAATGAACATTTCCTTAGCAAACAAGCTTTTAATGAAAAGGAAATTATAAGCTTTAAAGAAGCATTAGCATACCTAGATGTATCACCAAGCTTACTATACAAGCTGACCTCACAGAGAGCAATCCGGTATTTTAAGCCTAATGGGGGTAAAATCTATTTCAAGAAAACAGACTTAGATAGCTGGATGCTTCAAAATGGGAATAAAAGTGTAGCGAGTTTAGAAGAGGAATTATTAACAAAAATATCAGGACATGAAAAATAG
- a CDS encoding DUF3987 domain-containing protein, protein MKNRVIEQVIYDNLPEELKKLTENFTGREKDIVLLSSLGVLSTCFPNIKGLYDGDTVYPNLYTLIIAPPASGKGVMNYSRILIEKIHNTILEDSRTEKSECEESKKKVRIKITSKVLVPIFRLRLFPPISVPQNCIRF, encoded by the coding sequence ATGAAAAATAGAGTTATAGAACAAGTTATTTACGACAACTTACCGGAGGAATTAAAGAAGTTGACCGAGAACTTTACAGGTAGAGAAAAGGATATTGTTTTACTATCGAGTTTAGGAGTATTAAGCACCTGTTTCCCCAATATCAAAGGATTATATGATGGAGATACTGTTTATCCTAATCTCTACACCTTAATTATTGCTCCTCCTGCGAGTGGTAAAGGGGTAATGAATTATTCAAGAATCTTAATTGAGAAAATTCACAACACAATACTTGAAGACAGTAGGACAGAAAAATCTGAATGTGAAGAATCTAAGAAAAAGGTAAGAATAAAGATAACAAGCAAGGTGCTTGTCCCAATATTCAGGTTAAGATTGTTCCCGCCAATATCAGTACCTCAGAATTGTATTCGTTTCTAG
- a CDS encoding DUF3987 domain-containing protein: MYSFLGNSNHGLLIMESEADTLSNMMNNDWSNYSDVLRKCFHHEPLSIARKVEDLYEEISSPKLSMVISGTPGQLKPFLKSRENGLYSRFIIYSFDELAEFKNVFELKAKNNDLIFKKIADEIFKLYGKLSSLDKPVTFEFTETQNKRFIKTMDFIWKDIVELHTAAFLPNLNRHALMMFRIAMILTVLRNKESISDKEKIVCGNRDFLIALQLIQTILRHSQHVFDSMETGLLSTQDEEILDELPIIFARSQIVTVGNDKGIPTRTIDDKLVQWQSKRIIKKQCKGFYKKL; encoded by the coding sequence TTGTATTCGTTTCTAGGTAATTCAAATCATGGTCTTTTAATCATGGAATCGGAAGCAGACACACTCTCTAATATGATGAATAATGATTGGAGCAATTATAGCGATGTTCTTCGGAAATGCTTCCATCACGAACCTCTTTCAATTGCAAGAAAAGTAGAGGATTTATACGAAGAAATCAGTAGTCCTAAGCTTTCTATGGTTATCAGCGGAACACCAGGACAATTGAAGCCTTTTCTGAAAAGCAGAGAAAATGGGCTGTATTCAAGGTTTATTATTTATTCCTTTGATGAACTGGCTGAGTTTAAGAATGTATTTGAGCTAAAAGCTAAAAATAATGATCTCATATTCAAAAAGATCGCTGATGAAATCTTTAAGCTGTATGGAAAACTCTCTTCATTAGATAAGCCGGTAACGTTTGAGTTTACTGAAACCCAGAACAAACGTTTTATTAAAACAATGGATTTTATCTGGAAAGATATTGTTGAACTGCATACGGCAGCATTTTTACCCAATCTCAACAGACATGCATTAATGATGTTCAGAATTGCCATGATCTTAACTGTATTGAGGAATAAAGAATCAATCTCTGATAAGGAAAAGATTGTTTGCGGAAACAGAGATTTTCTTATCGCTTTACAGCTTATACAGACAATTTTAAGGCATTCTCAACATGTTTTTGATTCTATGGAAACAGGATTGTTATCTACACAAGATGAAGAGATTCTGGATGAATTACCTATTATTTTCGCCAGAAGTCAGATTGTTACAGTAGGTAATGATAAAGGAATCCCTACCAGGACCATAGATGATAAGCTTGTTCAGTGGCAAAGCAAAAGGATCATCAAAAAACAATGTAAAGGATTTTACAAAAAATTATAA
- a CDS encoding site-specific integrase has translation MNTSIKIVLDSRPMSNNLYTVYLRIIKDRKRKNIALGLKCRKEHFENEQFLKGHPDYKVENNLLISFKARANKIIRDFQNEGKNFSIEDFEKKFRGKSDIKNCKIADFYDEIIEEFERAGRMGYAKAFKDTKISFLKCTGNKVTFSDINPVLIEKYKVNLREKGSENGGISFKMRHLRALFNIAINRKVMSRENYPFKEYKISKIKAENNKIALAIEDFKKIKDVDLSQNPTLIEAYNYFMFSIYTRGMNFADMAKLKWSDIANNRIYYKRSKTKHSFNIEVNEKIQEILDFYKGHNRNSGYVFPILLKDDLTPKQIANRRHKVLSRYNVKLKKLAELAGVERNISSYVARHSFATMLKYLGTSVEKISEMMGHSDIQITMSYLKDFENEELDKEITKLIEL, from the coding sequence ATGAATACGAGTATAAAAATTGTACTTGACAGTAGACCTATGTCTAATAATTTGTACACGGTCTACCTGAGAATCATTAAGGACAGGAAAAGAAAAAATATAGCTTTAGGCTTAAAATGTAGAAAAGAACATTTTGAAAATGAACAGTTCCTGAAAGGACATCCAGACTATAAAGTCGAAAATAATTTGCTTATCAGCTTCAAGGCAAGGGCTAATAAGATTATCAGGGATTTTCAGAATGAAGGTAAAAACTTTAGTATTGAAGACTTTGAAAAGAAATTCAGAGGTAAATCTGATATTAAAAACTGTAAAATAGCTGATTTTTACGATGAAATCATTGAAGAGTTTGAAAGAGCTGGAAGAATGGGCTATGCAAAGGCTTTTAAGGATACTAAAATCTCTTTCCTGAAATGTACAGGAAATAAAGTGACATTCAGTGATATTAACCCAGTACTTATTGAAAAATATAAAGTCAATTTAAGGGAAAAAGGCAGTGAAAATGGAGGCATCAGCTTTAAGATGAGACATTTGAGAGCTTTGTTTAATATTGCTATTAATAGAAAAGTAATGTCAAGAGAAAATTACCCCTTTAAGGAATACAAAATTTCTAAAATTAAAGCTGAAAATAATAAGATCGCTCTGGCTATTGAAGATTTCAAAAAGATCAAGGATGTCGATTTAAGCCAAAACCCTACGTTAATTGAAGCATATAACTATTTTATGTTTTCTATCTATACCAGAGGGATGAATTTTGCAGACATGGCAAAGCTGAAATGGTCTGATATTGCCAACAACCGTATTTATTATAAAAGATCAAAAACCAAGCATAGCTTCAATATTGAAGTCAATGAAAAAATACAAGAAATATTAGACTTTTATAAAGGTCACAACAGAAACTCCGGCTATGTCTTCCCCATACTGCTGAAAGATGATTTAACTCCAAAACAGATTGCCAATCGGCGGCATAAAGTATTATCCAGGTATAATGTGAAATTGAAAAAGCTCGCTGAACTGGCGGGAGTAGAGAGGAATATATCCTCGTATGTCGCCAGACACAGCTTTGCTACCATGCTGAAATACTTAGGAACAAGTGTTGAGAAGATTTCGGAAATGATGGGGCATAGTGATATTCAGATTACGATGAGTTATCTTAAAGATTTTGAAAATGAAGAACTAGACAAGGAAATAACAAAATTAATAGAGCTATAA
- a CDS encoding AAA family ATPase — translation MQLKQSQRHQVKLRLGLSGASGFGKTKSALLLAYRMTQDWSKIAVIDTENSSASLYSDLGNYNVLDLQVPYSPERYIQAIELCEKSGIEVIIIDSVSHEWNGTGGCLDIHEKLGGRFQDWANVTPRHQAFINKILQSTCHVITTTRRKIDYSLDIGSNGKTQVVKHGTKEITRDGFEYELTINFELVNENHLAKASKDRTGLFMNRPAFIITSETGRMILDWCNSGIAETASFATSSESSVTSPNSTNYFGPGDERFPKEYGINSNISKESILNRISTSNTIAELLAIYKQYPEFQQELKPEYEARKSFLIKLSNPQNFSTNGHHQ, via the coding sequence ATGCAATTAAAGCAATCACAAAGACATCAGGTAAAGCTCAGATTAGGACTATCAGGAGCTTCGGGATTCGGTAAGACGAAGTCAGCCTTATTATTAGCTTATAGAATGACACAGGACTGGAGCAAAATAGCTGTTATAGATACAGAGAATTCCTCTGCTTCTCTATATTCAGACTTAGGAAACTACAATGTACTTGACCTACAAGTTCCTTACAGCCCTGAAAGATATATTCAGGCTATAGAACTATGTGAGAAGTCAGGAATTGAAGTCATAATCATTGATTCTGTCAGTCATGAATGGAATGGTACTGGTGGATGTCTTGATATTCACGAGAAATTAGGCGGTAGGTTTCAAGACTGGGCTAATGTAACTCCAAGACATCAGGCTTTTATCAATAAGATATTGCAGTCAACCTGCCATGTTATTACGACTACCAGAAGAAAAATAGACTATTCCTTGGATATTGGAAGCAATGGTAAAACCCAAGTAGTAAAGCACGGAACTAAGGAAATCACAAGAGATGGTTTTGAGTATGAATTGACCATCAATTTTGAATTGGTGAATGAAAACCATTTAGCTAAGGCAAGTAAAGACAGAACAGGACTGTTTATGAACAGACCTGCATTTATTATCACTTCTGAAACAGGCAGAATGATTTTAGACTGGTGTAATTCTGGAATTGCAGAAACTGCAAGTTTTGCAACCTCTTCTGAATCCTCTGTCACTTCTCCGAACTCAACAAATTATTTTGGTCCTGGTGATGAGCGCTTCCCTAAAGAATACGGTATTAACAGTAACATCAGTAAAGAAAGTATTTTAAATAGAATCAGCACCAGCAATACCATTGCAGAACTTTTGGCTATTTACAAACAGTACCCGGAATTTCAGCAGGAATTAAAGCCTGAGTATGAAGCCAGAAAATCATTCTTAATCAAATTATCTAACCCACAAAACTTTTCAACCAATGGACATCATCAATAA
- a CDS encoding DUF3871 family protein: protein MEANTQAVNLYHLKNDCIIPVFSKDNEKTIAHQEFIDVVMNAAQKVFSMQNITEPEIRVSHQIKGRTPDAIHLNVKDLLDHQKTIYYERMAFIIRIPGITDIVNGNELSLTIGGVRSYNLENLYNKKTLERMKFFIGFQNQVCCNLCVSTDGFKEDMRVSGTQELYSKTLEIMQNYNAELHLLEMKELTHDSLSEHQFAQLIGRNRLYHHLPKAEKQNIPLLNFNDSHINTMAKDYYEDKNFCRQEDGRINLWDVYNLFTQANKSSYIDTFLNRNLNAFEFIKGIQKTLMIILLIIGF, encoded by the coding sequence ATTGAAGCCAACACACAAGCGGTTAATCTCTACCATTTAAAGAATGACTGCATAATACCTGTCTTTAGCAAAGATAACGAGAAAACCATTGCTCATCAGGAGTTTATTGATGTGGTAATGAATGCTGCACAAAAGGTATTTTCTATGCAGAATATTACAGAACCGGAGATAAGAGTATCACACCAGATTAAAGGCAGAACACCGGATGCCATACACTTAAATGTAAAAGATCTATTGGACCATCAGAAAACCATTTACTATGAAAGAATGGCCTTCATCATCAGGATTCCTGGTATCACAGATATAGTAAATGGAAATGAACTATCACTTACAATAGGTGGTGTCAGAAGCTATAATTTGGAGAACCTTTACAATAAGAAAACATTGGAACGAATGAAGTTTTTCATCGGTTTTCAGAATCAGGTATGCTGTAATTTATGTGTATCAACAGATGGATTCAAGGAAGATATGAGGGTATCCGGTACTCAGGAGTTGTATTCCAAAACATTGGAAATCATGCAGAATTATAATGCAGAGCTACACTTACTGGAAATGAAAGAGCTTACCCATGATTCTCTCTCTGAGCATCAGTTTGCACAGCTTATAGGCAGAAACAGGTTGTACCATCACTTACCAAAAGCCGAAAAACAGAATATTCCATTGCTTAATTTTAATGATAGTCATATTAATACGATGGCTAAGGATTATTACGAGGATAAGAACTTTTGCAGGCAGGAAGATGGGAGGATAAACCTCTGGGATGTGTACAACCTTTTTACCCAAGCTAATAAGTCCTCATATATAGATACTTTCCTAAATAGGAATCTGAACGCTTTTGAGTTTATAAAAGGTATTCAGAAAACGCTAATGATAATTCTACTTATCATTGGTTTTTGA
- a CDS encoding FkbM family methyltransferase produces the protein MMLISKLNTILSKAIFCFKINSSFLQTVLFIKNSKRYSSTYKKNKLLGTENKELVEYNLLLSGNNIPLSIRTYSGDFDIFYEIFWKKTYHIPKMLFSPGNKIIMDLGANIGFTSIFFSLQYPNAKIYALEAEEENYKILKKNVSFSKNIISKHGAIDTKDGIVFLSSPDLSYNFKISDTVTEIGEKVQAYSMKSYMELLEIDHIDLLKIDIEGLEQSLLKNNNEWLSKVDNIIIELHDPYSLDELKQDLLPFDFTVLTPNSFKGLKMIYATKK, from the coding sequence ATGATGCTTATAAGTAAACTAAATACAATCCTTTCCAAAGCTATCTTTTGTTTTAAGATAAATTCCTCTTTTCTCCAAACTGTTCTATTTATAAAAAACTCTAAAAGATACAGTTCAACGTATAAAAAAAATAAACTTTTAGGTACGGAAAATAAAGAACTTGTAGAATACAATCTTCTTTTATCAGGAAATAATATTCCTCTTTCCATAAGAACTTATTCGGGTGATTTTGATATATTTTATGAGATTTTTTGGAAGAAAACTTATCATATTCCCAAAATGCTTTTTTCACCTGGGAATAAAATTATAATGGATTTAGGCGCAAATATTGGGTTTACATCTATCTTTTTCTCTTTACAATATCCAAATGCAAAAATATATGCTTTAGAAGCAGAAGAAGAGAATTACAAAATCCTTAAAAAAAATGTCTCTTTCTCTAAAAATATCATTTCAAAACATGGAGCTATTGATACAAAAGATGGAATCGTATTTCTTTCTTCTCCTGATTTATCCTATAACTTTAAAATCTCAGATACTGTAACAGAAATCGGAGAAAAAGTTCAGGCGTATAGCATGAAAAGTTATATGGAATTACTGGAAATTGACCATATAGATTTGCTAAAAATAGATATTGAGGGCTTAGAGCAATCGCTTCTGAAAAATAATAATGAGTGGCTTAGTAAGGTAGATAATATAATAATAGAACTACATGATCCATATAGTTTAGATGAGCTAAAACAGGATTTATTGCCTTTCGATTTTACAGTATTAACTCCCAACTCTTTTAAAGGATTAAAAATGATTTATGCAACAAAAAAATAA